In Chaetodon trifascialis isolate fChaTrf1 chromosome 23, fChaTrf1.hap1, whole genome shotgun sequence, the following proteins share a genomic window:
- the shbg gene encoding sex hormone-binding globulin yields the protein MAALWKAMAGGLLLTFSLTLLGWGAEGQGNGRDKKEVSGGATVYLGQDRDIWRPLIHTAVNLSEINSIKSSFQFRTFDPEGAVFYGDTKNGEDWFVLSLKDGIPLMQISKGDILISVAGGTKLNDGKWHKLEVSNHEKFVVLEVDGSNKLVVGMQSKQTELVLSGELRLAVGGVLIDKEKMIVQFEPQMDGCLREGNWLNLSVPWETEAEELWPCYQNVQPGSYFPGTGFAIFNTSVFPIEADHEVKAEVWGDFTKMDGTILSIKAPGQWRMLTLAANNNTKEVTLTYGKEKMSMKNTIKRLALTGDIDSLYVFEDEEEEDSEITTSSHNIVSFPGFLTIWREGRLAIGGLLGEGEDNTGSQFLTGCLDKIQVQGKDLDLDLAHKHMSISSHSCPA from the exons ATGGCCGCGTTGTGGAAAGCGATGGCAGGTGGACTGCTGCTCACTTTCAGCCTCACTCTGCTGGGCTGGGGAGCTGAGGGCCAGGGGAACGGACGGGATAAG AAAGAAGTGTCAGGCGGGGCTACCGTCTACCTCGGCCAGGATAGAGACATCTGGAGGCCACTGATCCACACAGCAGTCAACCTCAGTGAGATCAACAG tatCAAGTCATCCTTTCAGTTTCGGACATTTGACCCGGAAGGCGCAGTTTTCTACGGAGACACCAAAAACGGGGAGGACTGGTTTGTTTTGTCCCTGAAAGACGGCATCCCTCTGATGCAGATCAGCAAAGGCGACATCCTCATCAGCGTGGCTGGTGGCACAAAACTCAACGACGGAAAATGGCACAAG CTGGAGGTGAGCAACCATGAGAAGTTTGTGGTTCTGGAGGTGGACGGCTCCAATAAGCTTGTGGTGGGAATGCAGTCCAAGCAGACGGAGTTGGTCCTTTCAGGTGAACTCCGGCTGGCCGTTGGCGGTGTCCTGATCGACAAGGAAAAGATGATTGTTCAG TTTGAGCCGCAGATGGACGGCTGCTTGCGGGAAGGCAACTGGTTAAACCTCAGCGTCCCCTGGGAGACAGAGGCGGAGGAGCTCTGGCCCTGCTATCAAAACGTGCAACCTGGCAGCTACTTCCCTGGCACCGGATTTGCCATTTTCAACACCTCAG TTTTCCCCATTGAAGCAGATCATGAGGTCAAGGCTGAAGTGTGGGGAGATTTCACTAAGATGGATGGAACCATTCTGAGCATCAAGGCTCCTGGGCAATGGCGGATGCTCACTCTAGCGGCCAATAATAACACAAAG GAGGTGACGCTCACTTAcgggaaagaaaaaatgagtaTGAAAAACACTATCAAAAGACTGGCGCTAACTGGCGACATAGATTCACTGTATGTgtttgaagatgaagaagaagaagactcaGAGATCACGACGTCATCTCACAACATAGTGAGCTTCCCTGGATTTTTGACCATATGGAGAGAGGGGCGTCTTGCCATTGGAGGTCTCCTAG GTGAGGGTGAGGACAACACCGGCTCCCAGTTCTTGACAGGCTGTCTGGATAAGATCCAGGTCCAAGGGAAGGATTTGGACCTGGATTTAGCCCACAAACACATGTCAATCTCCTCTCACAGCTGCCCTGCGTAG